Proteins encoded by one window of Cheilinus undulatus linkage group 13, ASM1832078v1, whole genome shotgun sequence:
- the LOC121519945 gene encoding M1-specific T cell receptor alpha chain-like has protein sequence MIFGSGTKLHVNGKEDKEPSVYKLNDEQDTTKACLATGFTRINKLNTTTFPLFNGTEAVMALEEGEEQSESVYTQVVTLTTQTETQCDQLAAVSGGCGDSLEGDLLVNLMSLTVIGLRLIFIKTVIFNVLMTFRLWISQ, from the exons aggAGGACAAGGAGCCGTCCGTCTACAAACTGAACGATGAACAAGACACCACAAAGGCATGTCTCGCCACCGGTTTCACCAGAATCAACAAGCTGAACACCACCACCTTCCCGCTTTTCAACGGGACGGAGGCTGTCATGGCGttagaagaaggagaagaacaGAGTGAATCAGTGTACACCCAAGTGGTTACCTTAACGACTCAGACTGAAACACAATGTGATCAAT TGGCGGCTGTGTCTGGTGGTTGTGGAGATTCTTTGGAGGGAG atcTGCTGGTGAACCTGATGTCTCTGACGGTGATCGGTCTGCGCCTGATCTTCATAAAGACGGTCATCTTTAACGTCCTGATGACCTTCAGACTGTGGATCAGCCAAT aa